One genomic segment of Scylla paramamosain isolate STU-SP2022 chromosome 9, ASM3559412v1, whole genome shotgun sequence includes these proteins:
- the LOC135103383 gene encoding uncharacterized protein LOC135103383, which translates to MVMNSIDEGIKAMDNVDFFFGLLHQIGASHRKIPGFKKEYFWKIEHPFLEAVRLTLGDRYTDNMDNIYRITIKFLIETVVRGYELAESKEPNDNEKKAINSEEGNSSSKTDKGS; encoded by the exons ATGGTCATGAACTCCATTGACGAGGGCATCAAGGCCATGGACAACGTGGACTTCTTCTTTGGCCTCCTCCACCAGATCGGCGCCTCTCATCGCAAGATCCCGGGCTTCAAAAAGGAGTATTTCTGG AAAATCGAGCACCCGTTCCTGGAGGCCGTGCGGCTCACGCTGGGGGATCGCTACACCGACAACATGGACAACATCTACAGGATCACCATCAAGTTCCTCATTGAAACGGTGGTGCGTGGCTACGAGCTGGCTGAGTCGAAGGAGCCCAACGACAACGAGAAGAAGGCGATCAACTCGGAGGAAGGGAACAGCAGCTCCAAGACGGACAAAGGATCTTGA